From a single Aestuariibius sp. HNIBRBA575 genomic region:
- the prfB gene encoding peptide chain release factor 2: protein MRAETQNIVAAIEKSLALLKQRMDWETAPYRLEEFNARVEDPTLWDNPEAAQKLMRERQNLVDAMDTHNSIAQDLSDNIELIELGEMEEDDEVIGEAEEALKSLSETAAKKELEALLDGEADSNDTFLEVNAGAGGTESCDWASMLARMYVRWAEKKGYKVELQSESAGDEAGIKSASYKISGHNAYGWLKSESGVHRLVRISPFDSAAKRHTSFTSVKVYPVVDDNIEIEVNPADIRLDTYRSSGAGGQHVNTTDSAVRITHFPTGIVVTSSEKSQHQNRDIAMKALKSRLYQMELDKRSTLVNEAHENAGDAGWGNQIRSYVLQPYQMVKDLRTNFETSDTKGVLDGDLDGFMAATLAMDVSGKSRAEANSDD, encoded by the coding sequence ATGCGCGCCGAAACACAAAATATTGTTGCAGCGATTGAAAAATCTTTGGCGCTGTTGAAACAGCGGATGGACTGGGAAACCGCGCCTTATCGGCTCGAAGAATTTAACGCCCGCGTCGAAGATCCCACCCTGTGGGACAATCCAGAAGCCGCGCAAAAATTGATGCGCGAACGCCAGAATTTGGTGGATGCGATGGATACGCATAATTCGATCGCGCAGGATCTGAGCGACAATATCGAATTGATCGAATTGGGCGAAATGGAAGAAGACGACGAAGTGATTGGTGAGGCCGAAGAGGCGCTGAAATCACTGTCAGAAACCGCCGCCAAGAAAGAGTTGGAAGCGTTGCTGGACGGCGAAGCAGATTCCAATGACACCTTTTTGGAGGTCAATGCCGGGGCCGGGGGCACCGAGAGCTGCGACTGGGCCAGCATGTTGGCGCGGATGTATGTGCGATGGGCCGAGAAAAAAGGCTACAAAGTTGAGCTGCAATCCGAAAGCGCAGGCGACGAAGCCGGGATCAAATCAGCGTCTTATAAAATTTCAGGCCATAATGCCTATGGCTGGTTAAAATCCGAAAGCGGTGTGCATCGTTTGGTGCGGATTTCGCCCTTTGACAGCGCTGCGAAACGGCACACATCGTTTACCTCGGTCAAAGTGTACCCTGTGGTGGACGACAATATCGAAATCGAAGTGAACCCGGCGGATATCCGGCTGGACACCTATCGGTCGTCTGGGGCGGGTGGTCAGCACGTGAACACCACCGATTCCGCGGTGCGGATCACCCACTTTCCCACTGGGATTGTGGTGACGTCATCGGAAAAATCCCAGCACCAGAACCGCGACATCGCGATGAAGGCGTTGAAATCGCGCCTTTACCAGATGGAATTGGACAAACGGTCAACCTTGGTCAACGAGGCCCATGAAAACGCGGGCGATGCGGGCTGGGGCAACCAGATCCGGTCTTATGTGTTGCAGCCCTATCAAATGGTCAAAGATCTGCGCACCAATTTTGAAACCTCAGATACCAAAGGTGTGCTGGACGGCGACCTGGATGGGTTCATGGCGGCAACTTTGGCGATGGATGTCTCTGGCAAAAGCCGGGCCGAGGCCAATTCAGACGATTAA
- a CDS encoding DUF3971 domain-containing protein, whose product MTEAEDAQTQEDDAPQAITPDPTPAAPVKRRVRRHGLRILWLVLVSPIVFVLIAGLSLLGREITAPSWIKHLVEDRAALILNGGSLEFDHITVTLGTDLHPRVLLAGAELQDQDGAILAKVPRVEGLISPRGLIKGDVLAQEIHLSGAEIALRRAQDGQVALSFNLSGPSVSEASSFTELMDLVEQTLESEDFEALAQVRADGLIINYDDARAGRSWIVDGGQIDLDLRRQKTQFSAQLALLSGRSYPTELRLDYESPRNARAATFGVTITDAVAGDLASQSPALSWMSVLEAPLSANMRGSIDSTGALGPLSAVLQLDEGALQPTEQTRPIRFDHASLHMNYLPRGSEIRFEQVNLSSDWGQLTGSGKAYLRDVTDGWPNALLGQFNLSEIEVNPNALFETPLKFSDASVEFRLHPSPFLIELGQVQLRDDQSRIQADGTVMATPDGWAVALDMGIDQIAVARLMQFWPESIKPRTRTWFENNIITGDLSGVTSSFRTRAQSDTDLFVGFEFDQANVRFLRDMPPITEGAGIAQIERNNFTLSLERGRVNAPEGGQLDLAGSVFHIPDITVSAPPATVALRIQSTITAAMSILDQPPLELLTKAGMDVAIADGRARISGALMVPLKPRVENGDVIFNMAAELRDVRSDRLVENRVLTASNLALRADNDGIAIEGPMIFGQVPVDGRWSQSFEPGNNRTSRIEATAELSERFLDEFNIDLPPGSVSGRGIAQIQVELPKDQAPSFALRSDLRGIGLQLASLGWSKSTGQTGELVVSGQLGPVPRVDALRLAAAGLSTNGRVVLNSNGTLNRAEFDRVQLGNWLDVGAVLRSRGAGVAPLIEVTGNGIDLRGASFGGGSGDGGPMSLSLGRLQVTQGIALTDFSGDFSALGGFSGEFTAMINGIAPVRGTVVPESGRSAIRIVSDRAGEVVAAAGLLENGRGGNFDLTLTPRGADGHYAGNLEIRQIRVKNAPALAGLLDAISVVGLLQQLDGQGLAFSDVDSEFFISPQQVVVTKFSAIGASMGISLDGTYDLRTKVVDFQGVVSPFYLLNGIGSILTRPGEGLIGFNFTLRGPEGQTRVAVNPLSALTPGMFREIFRRPPPQVQPPEVQQ is encoded by the coding sequence ATGACTGAGGCCGAAGACGCACAAACCCAAGAGGATGATGCCCCTCAGGCCATCACGCCAGACCCCACGCCCGCGGCGCCTGTGAAACGGCGTGTGCGGCGTCATGGTTTGCGGATCCTGTGGCTCGTTCTGGTGTCGCCCATTGTTTTTGTGCTGATTGCGGGCCTGTCGCTGTTAGGGCGCGAAATCACCGCCCCCAGCTGGATCAAACATTTGGTCGAAGACCGCGCCGCGTTGATTTTGAACGGCGGGTCGCTTGAATTTGACCACATCACCGTGACGTTGGGTACGGATTTGCACCCGCGCGTTTTACTGGCAGGGGCGGAACTTCAGGATCAGGATGGCGCGATTTTGGCCAAGGTGCCGCGTGTCGAAGGGCTGATTTCGCCGCGGGGCCTGATCAAGGGCGATGTGCTGGCACAGGAAATTCACCTATCCGGCGCTGAAATCGCGCTACGCCGCGCCCAAGATGGGCAGGTGGCCCTGTCGTTTAACCTATCCGGACCAAGCGTGAGCGAAGCGTCAAGTTTCACCGAATTGATGGATTTGGTCGAGCAAACCCTTGAATCCGAAGATTTTGAAGCCTTGGCGCAGGTGCGCGCTGATGGTTTGATCATCAATTATGACGATGCGCGCGCAGGGCGCAGTTGGATTGTGGATGGCGGTCAGATTGATCTGGATTTGCGCCGTCAGAAAACCCAGTTCAGCGCGCAATTGGCGTTGCTATCAGGGCGTTCATATCCGACGGAATTGCGATTGGATTACGAAAGCCCACGCAACGCCCGTGCCGCGACCTTTGGGGTGACAATCACCGATGCGGTGGCCGGTGATTTGGCGTCTCAATCCCCAGCGCTGAGCTGGATGTCGGTCCTAGAGGCACCCTTATCGGCCAATATGCGCGGATCAATCGATTCAACCGGCGCCTTGGGCCCGCTCAGCGCGGTGCTGCAACTGGACGAAGGTGCGCTGCAGCCAACCGAACAGACCCGACCGATCCGGTTTGACCATGCCAGCCTGCATATGAACTATCTGCCTCGTGGGTCAGAAATCAGGTTTGAACAGGTCAATCTAAGCAGTGATTGGGGGCAATTAACCGGGTCGGGCAAAGCTTATTTACGTGATGTCACGGATGGTTGGCCCAATGCGTTGTTGGGGCAGTTCAACCTTAGCGAAATTGAGGTGAACCCAAATGCATTGTTTGAAACACCTTTGAAATTCAGCGATGCCAGTGTTGAATTTCGCCTGCATCCAAGCCCGTTTTTGATTGAACTGGGGCAGGTGCAATTGCGCGATGATCAAAGCCGGATCCAAGCCGACGGCACCGTGATGGCAACACCCGATGGATGGGCGGTGGCGCTGGATATGGGGATTGACCAGATCGCGGTGGCCCGTTTGATGCAGTTCTGGCCTGAATCGATCAAACCTCGCACCAGAACCTGGTTTGAAAACAATATCATCACCGGTGATCTTAGCGGGGTGACATCGTCGTTTCGCACGCGCGCGCAATCCGATACGGATTTGTTTGTTGGCTTTGAATTTGATCAGGCAAATGTGCGTTTTTTACGCGATATGCCCCCGATTACCGAGGGGGCCGGCATCGCCCAGATTGAGCGGAACAATTTCACCCTGTCTCTGGAACGGGGCCGGGTCAATGCCCCTGAGGGGGGCCAGTTGGATTTGGCCGGGTCTGTGTTTCATATCCCCGACATCACAGTGTCCGCGCCGCCTGCCACGGTCGCATTGCGCATTCAATCCACCATCACGGCGGCCATGTCGATTTTGGATCAACCGCCGCTTGAATTGCTGACCAAAGCTGGGATGGACGTGGCCATCGCCGATGGGCGCGCGCGTATTTCAGGGGCCTTGATGGTGCCGCTTAAGCCGCGTGTTGAAAACGGCGACGTCATTTTTAACATGGCCGCAGAATTGCGCGATGTGCGCAGCGATCGTTTGGTCGAAAATCGGGTGCTAACTGCGTCTAATCTGGCATTGCGCGCGGATAATGACGGGATCGCCATCGAAGGTCCGATGATTTTTGGACAAGTGCCCGTGGATGGCCGTTGGAGCCAGTCGTTTGAGCCGGGCAACAATCGCACCAGTCGCATTGAGGCCACAGCAGAATTGTCAGAGCGGTTTCTGGATGAATTTAACATCGATTTGCCCCCCGGGTCCGTGTCTGGACGTGGCATTGCCCAGATACAGGTAGAACTGCCCAAAGATCAGGCGCCCAGTTTTGCGCTGCGATCCGATTTGCGTGGGATTGGGTTGCAATTGGCCAGTTTGGGCTGGTCAAAATCGACAGGACAAACCGGCGAATTGGTGGTGTCCGGGCAATTGGGACCGGTGCCGCGAGTGGACGCATTACGTTTGGCCGCAGCGGGGTTGTCCACCAATGGCCGCGTTGTTTTGAACAGCAATGGGACCTTGAACCGCGCGGAATTTGATCGGGTACAATTGGGCAATTGGCTGGATGTGGGCGCGGTGCTGCGATCCCGTGGGGCAGGGGTTGCGCCCCTTATTGAGGTCACCGGAAACGGCATCGACCTCAGAGGGGCCTCTTTTGGGGGCGGCTCTGGTGATGGCGGGCCGATGTCGCTATCTTTGGGGCGGTTACAAGTGACCCAAGGCATTGCGTTAACTGACTTTTCTGGGGATTTCTCAGCGTTGGGCGGCTTTTCCGGGGAATTCACCGCCATGATCAATGGAATTGCGCCTGTGCGCGGAACGGTTGTGCCGGAATCGGGTCGGTCCGCCATTCGCATCGTCAGTGATCGCGCCGGAGAAGTGGTCGCCGCGGCCGGGTTATTGGAAAATGGCCGGGGCGGGAATTTTGACCTGACCCTGACCCCGCGTGGGGCGGACGGGCATTATGCCGGCAATTTGGAAATCCGACAGATCCGGGTGAAAAATGCCCCAGCCCTTGCAGGATTGCTGGATGCGATCAGCGTGGTTGGATTGCTTCAGCAATTGGACGGGCAGGGATTGGCATTTAGCGATGTCGACAGTGAATTTTTCATCTCACCACAACAGGTTGTTGTCACAAAATTCAGCGCCATTGGGGCATCGATGGGGATATCATTGGACGGCACCTATGATCTGCGCACCAAGGTGGTGGATTTTCAGGGTGTGGTGTCGCCTTTTTACCTGTTGAACGGGATTGGATCGATCCTGACCCGGCCGGGCGAAGGGTTGATCGGGTTTAATTTCACGTTGCGCGGCCCAGAAGGCCAAACAAGGGTTGCAGTGAACCCATTGTCGGCGTTAACGCCCGGCATGTTCCGCGAAATTTTTCGCAGACCGCCCCCGCAAGTCCAGCCCCCAGAGGTACAACAGTGA
- a CDS encoding DUF5930 domain-containing protein, whose product MKTRATQKLHAALEKRFPEKRLFIRSDTETRFVRLKPETQIIAWAGATVTVAWTIIATAVLLMDSIGAGNFRAQAIRDQSIYEERLRVLSEERDIRAAEAMAAQNRFSSALEHASDMQSQLLSEQTRLRELETGIDVIQSTLRRTMNEREDAREELSTLHAQLENDGEGAGALGMSQDASGTVNLLASALAETAQERDQIASDAEFALRHAADMELELRLLQEKNDSIFRQLEDAMSISVEPLDNMFRAAGMDPDNLIAEVRRGYSGTGGPLVPMSFSTMGGDPDPDAERANAILNSMDRINLYRIAAERAPFEMPVKDNFRFTSGFGMRWGRMHNGTDFAAPIGTHIYAPADGVVTFAGWSSGYGRLVKIQHAFGVETRYAHQNRIRVEVGQRVSRGDHIGDIGNSGRSTGPHLHYEVRVGGRPINPMIYIRAGQDVF is encoded by the coding sequence GTGAAAACACGCGCGACACAAAAATTGCATGCGGCGCTCGAAAAGCGCTTTCCTGAAAAACGGCTGTTTATCCGGTCCGATACGGAAACGCGTTTTGTGCGGCTAAAACCGGAAACACAGATCATCGCATGGGCCGGCGCAACTGTGACGGTTGCATGGACGATTATCGCCACGGCGGTTTTGTTGATGGATTCCATTGGTGCTGGAAATTTCCGCGCCCAGGCGATCCGCGATCAATCCATCTACGAAGAACGCCTTCGGGTTTTGTCCGAAGAACGCGACATTCGCGCCGCCGAAGCCATGGCCGCGCAAAACCGGTTCAGCTCTGCGCTGGAACATGCCTCTGATATGCAATCCCAGTTGCTTTCGGAACAGACTCGTCTGCGCGAATTGGAAACCGGGATCGATGTGATCCAATCCACATTGCGCCGCACAATGAACGAACGCGAAGATGCGCGTGAAGAACTCAGCACCCTGCATGCTCAGCTTGAAAATGATGGCGAAGGCGCTGGTGCCTTGGGCATGAGCCAGGATGCGTCCGGAACCGTGAACCTGTTGGCCAGCGCATTGGCGGAAACGGCCCAGGAACGCGATCAGATCGCGTCTGATGCGGAATTTGCCCTGCGTCATGCGGCGGATATGGAATTGGAACTGCGCCTGTTGCAGGAAAAGAACGATTCAATTTTCCGCCAACTCGAAGACGCGATGTCAATTTCTGTAGAGCCACTGGATAACATGTTTCGCGCCGCTGGCATGGACCCTGATAACCTGATTGCCGAAGTGCGCCGCGGCTATTCCGGCACTGGCGGCCCGCTGGTTCCGATGTCATTTTCCACCATGGGGGGCGATCCGGACCCGGATGCAGAACGCGCCAATGCGATTCTCAATTCCATGGATCGGATCAATCTTTATCGCATCGCAGCCGAACGCGCGCCGTTCGAAATGCCCGTCAAAGACAATTTTCGCTTTACCTCTGGGTTTGGAATGCGTTGGGGACGGATGCATAATGGCACCGATTTTGCCGCTCCAATTGGCACCCACATCTATGCCCCGGCGGACGGTGTTGTGACTTTCGCTGGATGGTCCTCAGGATATGGGCGTCTGGTTAAGATCCAGCATGCCTTTGGTGTTGAAACCCGCTATGCCCACCAGAACCGCATCCGCGTCGAAGTTGGACAAAGGGTCTCGCGCGGGGATCATATTGGTGATATTGGAAATTCCGGAAGGTCGACCGGCCCTCACCTGCACTACGAAGTACGTGTCGGAGGACGGCCCATTAACCCCATGATCTATATAAGAGCTGGACAAGATGTTTTCTAA
- a CDS encoding ferritin-like domain-containing protein, with product MTHPPKTLTQMAIEVLTTADGAEKTALSRRHAATWQAARKSGQRIEIGTATPPLHPSRPAKPELLNPRDVPKRKPGSPQGRIALLHAVAHIELNAVDLHWDIIARFGHVDMPLGFYDDWVKSADEESKHFNLICDCLHALDSHYGALPAHAGMWRAAEDTAEDLMGRLAVVPMVLEARGLDVTPGMIKVFQQAKDTNAVEALNVIYAEEVHHVAYGSKWFHFLCGRDGLDPTPTFHDLVRRYFHSQLRPPFNEEKRAEAGIPPDFYWPLTEDVPAAYRTR from the coding sequence ATGACCCATCCCCCAAAAACCCTGACCCAAATGGCGATTGAGGTCCTGACAACGGCAGATGGGGCCGAAAAAACCGCATTGTCACGCCGCCATGCCGCCACATGGCAGGCCGCGCGAAAATCCGGTCAACGTATCGAAATCGGAACGGCCACACCGCCGCTGCATCCGTCCCGCCCGGCCAAACCCGAATTGTTAAATCCACGAGATGTGCCAAAACGCAAACCCGGCTCACCTCAGGGGCGCATCGCGCTATTGCACGCCGTTGCACATATTGAGTTGAACGCAGTTGATTTACACTGGGACATCATTGCGCGATTTGGCCATGTGGACATGCCGCTTGGGTTTTACGATGACTGGGTTAAATCCGCTGACGAAGAATCCAAACATTTCAATCTGATATGCGACTGTCTTCATGCGTTGGACAGCCATTATGGCGCTCTGCCAGCCCATGCAGGCATGTGGCGCGCCGCCGAAGATACCGCCGAGGATCTGATGGGGCGATTGGCCGTGGTCCCGATGGTTCTAGAGGCCCGCGGGCTGGATGTGACCCCCGGCATGATCAAGGTGTTTCAACAGGCCAAGGACACAAATGCCGTTGAGGCGTTGAATGTGATCTACGCCGAAGAGGTCCACCACGTCGCCTATGGTTCAAAATGGTTCCACTTTTTATGCGGGCGTGACGGGCTTGATCCGACGCCCACATTTCATGATCTGGTCCGCCGGTATTTCCATTCACAACTGCGCCCGCCCTTTAACGAAGAGAAACGCGCCGAAGCAGGTATTCCCCCGGATTTTTACTGGCCATTAACCGAAGACGTGCCCGCCGCCTATCGCACCCGCTGA
- a CDS encoding penicillin-binding protein 1A: MLRPIMSFFGAIFSMITLGLAMGALTLGAVFYMYGRDLPSHEVLAQYTPRTISRIYSSEGNIIDEFAVERRLFTPAEEIPDLVKQAFISAEDKNFYTHEGYDIRGIGAAFVEAVRSRGENLRGASTITQQVMKNFLLSSDRSAERKIREIILAARMEQVLDKEHILELYLNEIDLGVRSFGVTAAARSYFNKTLDELNPAEAAFLAVHPKAPYSYHPVRDREDALERRNFILEEMFENGYLTEDQYNTAIADPLLTVQNGDFASYQSELPPRDYFTDEIRRQMTRQFGLDTTEFSGEGYAIRATIDPDLQVVARESLQRALRDFDRSQGRWRGTGVTIPVETLTDEATWRDALADVTAPRNVDYQDHWYLAVVLDVQDQQLIIGIEDVATDDARGNVVPRSDTSWFSGNLFDNFAPGDVIHVRERTEGGAFVRWTLEQVPRVQGGFMAMDVNTGRVLAIQGGFAYQHSVFNRATQARRQPGSSFKPFVYAAALDSGYTPATIVVDAPIEVRAGGEIWRPQNASHQFYGPTPVRTGIEQSRNLMTVRLAQEVGMDVIAGYAERFGVYEDMNEYLSASLGSEETTLFNMVAAYAMFANGGERVEPTLVDRVQNRYGETIYRHDQRDCVDCGRTSLRDGEAPSILSNRERVMNAVTAYQLTSMMQGVVQRGTARRTVNLPVPIAGKTGTTNDAKDVWFVGFSSNIVAGCYIGYDVPRTMPGASGGGMCGPVFNRFMQEAIQQYGGTDFRAPAECEFIKIDRFTGSRLPDSASGENVVAECFREGESPLFGVTFDGGFAMAGDIPIFEEAQRGQPQRATNATGGTAVIGPRATLGTLSSGGLY; encoded by the coding sequence ATCTTGCGTCCTATCATGTCCTTTTTCGGGGCAATTTTTTCGATGATCACCCTCGGGCTCGCCATGGGTGCGCTTACGCTTGGTGCTGTTTTTTATATGTATGGCAGGGACTTACCCAGTCATGAGGTGCTGGCGCAATACACGCCGCGCACTATCAGCCGGATTTATTCATCTGAGGGCAACATCATCGATGAATTTGCGGTGGAACGTCGGCTGTTTACCCCGGCCGAAGAAATCCCCGATTTGGTCAAACAGGCGTTTATTTCCGCCGAGGATAAAAATTTCTACACCCACGAAGGCTATGACATTCGCGGGATTGGGGCCGCTTTTGTTGAAGCGGTGCGTTCGCGGGGGGAAAATCTGCGTGGGGCGTCCACAATTACCCAACAGGTGATGAAGAACTTTTTGCTATCCTCTGATCGCTCTGCGGAACGGAAAATCCGTGAAATCATTCTGGCGGCTCGGATGGAACAGGTTCTGGACAAAGAACATATCCTTGAGCTGTATCTGAATGAGATTGATCTAGGGGTGCGCAGTTTTGGGGTGACGGCGGCGGCGCGGTCTTACTTCAACAAAACCTTGGATGAATTGAACCCAGCCGAGGCGGCCTTTTTGGCGGTACATCCCAAAGCGCCTTATTCTTATCATCCGGTACGCGACCGTGAGGATGCATTAGAACGACGCAACTTTATCCTCGAAGAGATGTTTGAAAATGGGTACTTGACCGAAGATCAATACAATACCGCCATCGCGGACCCGTTGCTGACCGTGCAAAATGGCGACTTTGCCAGCTATCAATCAGAATTGCCGCCGCGGGATTATTTTACGGATGAAATTCGCCGTCAAATGACCCGGCAATTCGGATTGGATACCACCGAATTTTCCGGTGAAGGTTACGCCATTCGCGCCACGATCGACCCAGATTTGCAGGTTGTTGCACGGGAATCGCTGCAACGGGCGCTGCGGGACTTTGATCGGTCCCAAGGGCGCTGGCGCGGCACGGGCGTAACCATTCCAGTAGAAACGCTAACGGATGAAGCAACCTGGCGCGACGCCTTGGCTGATGTGACAGCGCCGCGCAACGTGGATTATCAGGACCACTGGTATCTGGCGGTGGTTCTGGATGTTCAGGATCAGCAATTGATCATCGGCATCGAAGATGTGGCCACGGATGATGCCCGTGGAAATGTTGTGCCGCGCAGTGACACCAGCTGGTTCAGTGGTAATCTATTTGACAATTTTGCCCCCGGCGATGTGATCCATGTCCGCGAACGGACCGAAGGTGGGGCCTTTGTGCGGTGGACGTTGGAACAGGTGCCGCGTGTGCAGGGCGGGTTCATGGCGATGGATGTGAATACGGGCCGCGTTTTGGCGATCCAAGGCGGATTTGCCTATCAGCATTCCGTGTTTAACCGCGCCACCCAAGCCCGTCGTCAGCCCGGGTCTTCGTTTAAACCGTTCGTTTATGCCGCCGCACTTGATTCCGGCTACACGCCTGCGACCATCGTGGTTGATGCCCCAATTGAGGTGCGCGCAGGTGGCGAAATCTGGCGCCCGCAAAACGCATCACACCAGTTTTACGGCCCAACGCCTGTACGCACAGGGATCGAACAATCGCGCAACCTGATGACCGTGCGATTGGCCCAAGAGGTCGGCATGGACGTCATCGCAGGCTATGCGGAACGGTTTGGCGTTTATGAGGATATGAACGAATATCTGTCGGCGTCACTGGGGTCTGAGGAAACCACTTTGTTCAACATGGTGGCGGCCTATGCGATGTTTGCCAATGGTGGCGAACGGGTTGAACCGACCTTGGTGGATCGGGTGCAGAACCGGTATGGCGAAACCATCTATCGTCACGATCAGCGCGATTGCGTGGATTGCGGGCGGACATCCCTGCGTGATGGTGAGGCACCCTCGATCCTGTCCAACCGAGAACGGGTAATGAACGCGGTCACCGCCTATCAATTGACGTCGATGATGCAGGGCGTGGTTCAACGCGGCACCGCGCGGCGCACCGTGAATTTGCCAGTGCCGATCGCGGGCAAAACCGGCACCACCAACGATGCCAAAGATGTATGGTTTGTTGGGTTTTCGTCCAACATCGTCGCGGGTTGCTATATCGGCTATGACGTGCCACGCACCATGCCCGGCGCATCAGGTGGTGGCATGTGTGGCCCCGTGTTTAACCGGTTCATGCAAGAGGCCATTCAGCAATATGGTGGCACGGATTTCCGCGCCCCGGCAGAATGCGAGTTCATTAAAATCGACCGGTTCACCGGGTCACGGCTGCCTGACAGTGCCAGCGGTGAAAATGTCGTTGCTGAATGTTTCCGCGAAGGGGAATCGCCGTTGTTTGGTGTGACATTTGATGGCGGTTTTGCCATGGCGGGTGACATTCCAATTTTCGAAGAAGCACAGCGCGGTCAGCCACAACGCGCCACCAATGCCACCGGCGGCACGGCCGTCATTGGTCCGCGCGCCACGTTGGGCACGCTCAGCTCTGGTGGTTTGTACTAA
- a CDS encoding DUF2189 domain-containing protein: MTQLPDTPAASPLPDIGQITLHELWASLKAGLHDFRRAPQFGLFFSAIYVVGGFLMLWLGAGHVTWVLATSLGFPLYAPFAAVGLYEVSRRLESDQPLVWRDVLGVVWQERHRQIPWMGAIIVIYFLFWTFLAHMIFALFMGVSTMTNVMTSYDAFLTADGLTMIAVELAVGAAIAFLLFALTVVSLPLLLEKEIDFISAMLLSFRTVQENFFVMLVWAILIAVVSLIALAPLFLGLMVALPILGHATWHLYRRALYDPV, encoded by the coding sequence ATGACCCAATTGCCCGATACGCCCGCTGCTTCGCCGTTGCCCGATATTGGCCAGATTACGTTGCACGAATTATGGGCGTCGCTAAAGGCCGGCCTGCATGATTTCCGCCGCGCGCCGCAATTTGGGCTTTTCTTCAGTGCGATTTATGTGGTCGGCGGTTTTCTGATGCTGTGGCTTGGGGCAGGGCATGTGACTTGGGTGCTGGCCACGTCGCTTGGATTTCCGCTTTATGCGCCATTTGCGGCGGTGGGCCTTTACGAAGTCAGCCGCCGGTTGGAATCTGATCAGCCACTTGTATGGCGCGACGTTTTAGGCGTGGTTTGGCAGGAACGGCATCGGCAAATCCCTTGGATGGGGGCGATCATCGTGATCTATTTCCTGTTCTGGACGTTTTTGGCGCATATGATTTTTGCACTGTTCATGGGGGTCTCGACCATGACCAATGTCATGACCAGCTATGACGCGTTTCTAACGGCGGATGGCCTGACGATGATTGCGGTGGAACTGGCCGTTGGCGCGGCGATTGCGTTCCTGCTCTTTGCGCTCACGGTGGTCAGTTTGCCGCTGCTGTTGGAAAAAGAAATCGACTTTATCTCTGCCATGCTGCTTAGCTTTCGCACGGTGCAGGAAAATTTCTTTGTGATGCTGGTCTGGGCGATTTTAATCGCCGTCGTCAGCCTGATCGCGCTGGCCCCGTTGTTCCTTGGCTTGATGGTCGCGTTGCCAATTTTGGGGCATGCCACGTGGCATCTTTATCGTCGCGCGCTCTATGATCCCGTGTAA
- the bcp gene encoding thioredoxin-dependent thiol peroxidase, producing MAQSPALVIGANAPEFTLPRDGAGDISLSDLRGQAVVLYFYPKDDTSGCTKQAIAFSERLAEFDALGAVILGVSKDSVTKHNKFRDKHSLKVALLSDEDSTTCEDYGVWVEKKMYGKTFMGIERATFLIAPDGKIAHIWRKVKVAGHEDAVLDQLKAL from the coding sequence GTGGCACAATCCCCAGCACTTGTTATCGGCGCGAATGCGCCTGAATTCACGTTACCACGGGATGGCGCGGGCGACATTTCCCTGTCAGATTTGCGCGGACAGGCCGTGGTTTTGTATTTTTACCCCAAAGACGATACGTCAGGGTGCACCAAACAGGCCATCGCGTTTTCAGAACGATTGGCAGAATTTGACGCCTTGGGCGCAGTCATCCTTGGCGTGTCCAAAGACAGTGTCACAAAGCACAATAAATTTCGCGACAAACATTCCCTAAAGGTGGCGCTGCTATCAGATGAGGACAGCACAACCTGCGAAGATTATGGCGTCTGGGTTGAGAAAAAGATGTATGGCAAAACCTTTATGGGCATCGAACGCGCCACGTTTTTGATCGCCCCGGACGGGAAAATCGCCCATATCTGGCGCAAAGTAAAAGTCGCCGGTCACGAAGACGCCGTTTTGGATCAGCTAAAAGCCCTGTGA
- a CDS encoding polymer-forming cytoskeletal protein — translation MFSKSKINEPGPKTADAPATAEAKPAPAAPAPEFKPSAPKAKPPASTLSADLMVKGNLKTSGDIQIEGQIEGDIRAHLLTVGEGATVKGEVVADDVVVNGRIIGRVRGLKVRLTSTARVEGDIIHKTIAIESGAHFEGSVQRQDDPLNPGGNRKQQAAPAKQQG, via the coding sequence ATGTTTTCTAAAAGCAAAATCAACGAGCCCGGACCCAAAACAGCAGATGCACCGGCCACAGCCGAAGCAAAACCCGCGCCTGCTGCCCCTGCTCCGGAATTTAAGCCCTCAGCCCCTAAGGCCAAGCCACCAGCATCGACGCTGTCGGCTGACCTGATGGTCAAAGGCAACCTGAAGACATCAGGTGACATTCAGATCGAAGGCCAAATCGAAGGCGATATCCGAGCGCATCTGTTGACTGTTGGCGAAGGCGCCACCGTCAAAGGCGAAGTTGTGGCCGATGATGTTGTGGTCAATGGCCGTATCATTGGGCGCGTGCGCGGCCTGAAAGTGCGCCTGACATCCACAGCCCGCGTCGAAGGTGACATCATCCACAAAACCATCGCCATCGAAAGCGGAGCACATTTTGAGGGTTCCGTTCAGCGTCAAGACGATCCACTGAACCCCGGTGGCAATCGCAAACAACAAGCAGCGCCTGCCAAACAGCAAGGCTAA